In the genome of Pseudomonas sp. P5_109, one region contains:
- a CDS encoding circularly permuted type 2 ATP-grasp protein: protein MPDLLDRYPLTAGTYHELLDDSGAVRSHWRRLFEQLQRSTPAQLVQRQALLTRQIQENGVTYNVYADPKGADRPWELDLLPHVIAADEWQQLSAGIAQRARLLNAVLADLYGPQRLIAEGLLPAELVFGHNNFLWPCQGIKPPDGAFLHLYAVDLARTPDGRWWVTADRTQAPSGAGYALENRTIVSRAFPELYRDLKVQHLAGFFRTLQETLARQAPSDGDAPLVVLLTPGRFNESYFEHLYLARQLGYPLVEGGDLTVRDATVYLKTLSGLRRVHAIMRRLDDDFCDPLELRTDSALGVPGLLEAVRQGRVLVANALGSGVLESPGLLGFLPKINQYLFGEELILPSIATWWCGEAPVLAQALEKLPELLIKPAFPSQSFAPVFGRDLSEKQRQALAERMQARPYAYVAQELAQLSQAPIWQAEDGQLQPRAIGMRVYAVASREGYRVLPGGLTRVAAQADAEVVSMQRGGASKDTWVLGERAPSGEQWKAQRNIGVHDLVRRDPYLPSRVVENLFWFGRYCERCDDSARLLRIMLARYVDGDDPQALQAAVDLGERLMLLPEEGELPERLLAALLGDDWPFSLRSNLQRLQWAASQVRGKLSRENWQALVELQREAMELETEEPDLGELLDFLNRLVMSLAALSGFALDDMTRDEGWRFLMIGRRIERLQFLSGSLAAFLRGAGAFDQAGLEWLLELGNSSITYRSRYLAVAQLIPVLDLLLLDEQNPHAVLFQLKLVTRTLKRLNDDFGVPREAALPQLVERLARFDLGCLENPLFGAASVRAAIEGLAALLQEIADASGQVSDRLALRHFAHVDDVSQRTVSV from the coding sequence ATGCCTGACCTGCTAGACCGCTACCCGCTCACGGCGGGCACCTATCACGAACTGCTCGACGACAGTGGCGCCGTGCGCTCGCACTGGCGTCGGCTGTTCGAGCAGTTGCAACGCAGCACGCCGGCGCAGTTGGTGCAGCGTCAAGCCCTGCTGACCCGGCAGATTCAGGAAAACGGCGTTACCTACAACGTTTATGCCGATCCCAAGGGCGCGGACCGGCCGTGGGAGCTGGACCTGCTGCCCCATGTCATCGCGGCTGATGAGTGGCAACAGTTGTCGGCCGGCATCGCGCAGCGGGCGCGATTGCTCAATGCCGTGCTGGCTGATCTTTACGGTCCACAACGGCTGATTGCCGAAGGTTTGCTGCCCGCCGAGCTGGTGTTCGGGCATAACAACTTCCTTTGGCCCTGCCAGGGCATCAAGCCGCCTGATGGAGCCTTTCTGCACCTGTATGCCGTGGATCTGGCGCGCACACCCGATGGCCGCTGGTGGGTGACGGCGGATCGTACCCAGGCGCCTTCGGGTGCCGGGTATGCGCTGGAAAACCGCACCATCGTGTCCCGGGCCTTTCCCGAGTTGTACCGCGATCTGAAAGTGCAGCACCTGGCCGGTTTTTTTCGCACCTTGCAGGAAACCCTGGCCCGCCAGGCCCCGAGTGACGGGGACGCGCCATTGGTGGTGCTGCTGACGCCAGGACGTTTCAACGAAAGCTATTTCGAACACCTGTATCTCGCTCGCCAGCTCGGTTATCCGCTGGTGGAGGGCGGCGACCTGACGGTGCGCGATGCTACGGTCTACCTCAAGACACTGAGTGGCCTGCGACGGGTCCATGCGATCATGCGTCGGCTCGACGATGATTTCTGCGACCCGCTGGAGTTGCGCACCGATTCGGCCCTCGGCGTGCCGGGCCTGCTGGAAGCGGTGCGGCAGGGGCGGGTGCTGGTGGCCAACGCCCTCGGCAGCGGCGTGCTGGAATCACCCGGCTTGTTGGGTTTCCTGCCGAAGATCAATCAATACCTGTTCGGCGAAGAGCTGATCCTGCCGTCCATCGCCACCTGGTGGTGCGGTGAAGCACCGGTCTTGGCCCAGGCCCTGGAAAAACTGCCGGAACTGCTGATCAAACCGGCGTTTCCGTCCCAAAGCTTCGCACCGGTATTTGGCCGTGATTTGAGTGAAAAACAGCGCCAGGCACTCGCTGAGCGCATGCAGGCGCGACCATATGCCTATGTGGCGCAAGAACTCGCGCAATTGTCCCAGGCGCCGATCTGGCAAGCCGAAGACGGTCAACTGCAGCCCCGTGCCATCGGCATGCGCGTGTATGCGGTGGCCAGTCGCGAAGGGTATCGGGTGTTGCCCGGTGGCCTGACCCGGGTCGCCGCGCAAGCCGATGCCGAAGTGGTGTCGATGCAACGCGGTGGCGCCAGCAAGGACACCTGGGTGCTGGGCGAGCGTGCGCCGAGCGGCGAACAATGGAAGGCCCAGCGCAACATCGGCGTGCATGACCTGGTGCGGCGCGACCCGTACTTGCCGTCGCGGGTGGTGGAAAACCTGTTCTGGTTCGGTCGTTACTGCGAGCGTTGTGACGACAGTGCCCGTTTGCTGCGCATCATGCTGGCGCGCTATGTCGACGGCGACGACCCGCAAGCCCTGCAGGCCGCAGTCGATCTCGGCGAGCGGCTGATGCTGCTGCCCGAGGAGGGCGAGTTGCCGGAACGCCTGTTGGCGGCATTGCTCGGCGATGACTGGCCGTTCAGCCTGCGCTCCAACCTGCAACGCTTGCAGTGGGCCGCTTCGCAGGTGCGCGGCAAGCTCTCGCGGGAAAACTGGCAGGCGCTGGTGGAGTTGCAGCGCGAAGCCATGGAGCTGGAAACCGAGGAGCCGGATTTGGGCGAGTTGCTGGATTTCCTCAATCGTCTGGTGATGTCCCTCGCGGCGCTGTCCGGCTTTGCCCTGGACGACATGACCCGGGACGAAGGCTGGCGTTTCCTGATGATTGGCCGGCGGATCGAGCGTCTGCAATTTCTCAGCGGCAGCCTGGCGGCGTTCCTGCGGGGCGCCGGGGCTTTCGATCAGGCCGGGCTGGAATGGCTGCTGGAACTGGGCAACAGCAGCATTACTTACCGCTCTCGCTACCTGGCGGTGGCGCAACTGATCCCGGTGCTCGACCTGCTATTGCTCGACGAGCAGAACCCTCACGCCGTGTTGTTCCAGTTGAAGCTGGTGACCCGCACCCTCAAACGCCTCAACGATGACTTTGGCGTGCCGCGCGAAGCAGCGCTGCCGCAATTGGTCGAGCGACTGGCGCGATTCGATCTGGGTTGCCTGGAAAACCCGCTGTTCGGTGCTGCGAGTGTTCGCGCTGCCATCGAAGGGCTGGCCGCGTTGCTGCAAGAGATCGCCGACGCCAGCGGGCAAGTGTCCGATCGCCTGGCGCTGCGGCACTTCGCCCATGTCGACGATGTCAGCCAGCGCACGGTGTCCGTCTGA
- a CDS encoding transglutaminase family protein yields MSAHYQIFHDTHYHYDSPVSLAQQLAHLWPRPCAWQRCTDRQMLISPQPTSRRDELDVFGNPLTRLAFERPHDELLVNASLTIEVLPRPALDFNRSPAWEETRSALTYSSQPLSPELLEACRYRFESPYVHLKKNFVEFSQSCFPPGRALLLGVQALMEKIFSEFTFDAEATQVATPLVEVLERRRGVCQDFAHLMLACVRSRGLAARYISGYLLTQPPPGQPRLIGADASHAWVSVFCPVLGWVDFDPTNNVQPALEHITLAWGRDFSDVSPLRGVILGGGNHDPEVRVTVMPLE; encoded by the coding sequence ATGAGCGCCCACTACCAGATTTTCCACGACACCCATTATCACTACGACAGTCCGGTATCCCTGGCCCAGCAACTGGCGCACTTGTGGCCACGGCCTTGTGCCTGGCAGCGCTGCACCGACCGGCAAATGCTGATCAGCCCGCAGCCGACCTCGCGTCGCGATGAGCTGGATGTATTCGGCAATCCGCTGACCCGGCTGGCGTTCGAGCGCCCCCACGATGAATTGCTGGTCAACGCCAGCCTGACCATTGAAGTACTGCCCCGGCCTGCGTTGGACTTCAATCGGTCACCGGCGTGGGAAGAGACCCGTAGCGCGCTGACCTACAGCAGCCAACCGCTGTCGCCCGAGCTACTCGAAGCCTGCCGATACCGGTTTGAATCGCCGTATGTGCATCTGAAGAAAAATTTCGTCGAGTTCTCGCAAAGCTGTTTTCCGCCCGGTCGAGCGTTGTTGCTCGGCGTGCAGGCACTGATGGAGAAAATCTTCAGCGAGTTCACCTTCGATGCCGAAGCGACCCAGGTGGCGACTCCGCTGGTGGAGGTGCTGGAGCGCCGACGCGGGGTTTGCCAGGACTTTGCTCACCTGATGCTCGCCTGCGTGCGTTCCAGAGGGTTGGCGGCGCGGTACATCAGCGGCTATTTGCTGACCCAGCCACCGCCGGGCCAGCCGCGATTGATCGGCGCTGATGCGTCCCACGCCTGGGTTTCGGTGTTTTGCCCGGTGCTGGGATGGGTGGATTTCGATCCGACCAACAATGTGCAACCGGCGCTGGAGCACATCACCCTGGCCTGGGGCCGGGATTTTTCCGATGTGTCACCGTTGCGAGGGGTGATTCTGGGAGGGGGGAATCATGACCCGGAAGTTCGGGTAACGGTGATGCCGCTGGAATAA
- a CDS encoding TIGR00730 family Rossman fold protein, which yields MSLASVCVFCGASTGTNPAYREAAVALGRALAERKLTLVYGGGAVGLMGIVADAALAAGGEVIGIIPQSLKDKEIGHSGLTRLEVVDGMHARKARMAELSDAFIALPGGLGTLEELFEVWTWGQLGYHGKPLGLLEVNGFYSKLTGFLDHIVGEGFVRAPHRDMLQVSESAQTLLDALDAWQPSIAPKWAEQKPS from the coding sequence ATGTCTTTAGCATCTGTTTGTGTATTTTGTGGCGCCAGCACCGGCACCAACCCGGCTTACCGCGAAGCCGCCGTGGCCCTTGGCCGGGCTTTGGCCGAGCGCAAGCTGACCCTGGTGTATGGCGGTGGCGCCGTGGGCCTGATGGGCATCGTTGCCGACGCAGCCTTGGCGGCCGGTGGTGAAGTGATCGGCATCATCCCGCAAAGCCTCAAGGACAAGGAAATCGGCCACAGCGGCCTGACTCGCCTGGAAGTCGTCGATGGCATGCACGCGCGCAAGGCCCGGATGGCTGAGCTCAGCGATGCCTTTATCGCGCTGCCCGGTGGCCTTGGCACCCTGGAAGAATTGTTCGAAGTCTGGACCTGGGGCCAGCTCGGCTACCACGGCAAACCGCTGGGTTTGCTGGAAGTGAACGGTTTCTACAGCAAACTCACCGGTTTTCTTGATCACATCGTCGGCGAAGGCTTCGTTCGCGCGCCGCACCGTGACATGCTGCAGGTGAGCGAATCAGCGCAAACCCTGCTCGATGCACTGGATGCCTGGCAACCGTCCATAGCGCCAAAATGGGCCGAGCAAAAACCCAGCTAA
- the azu gene encoding azurin: MFAKLAAVSLLTLASSQLMAAECKTTIDSTDQMAFSTKAIEIDKTCKTFTVELTHSGSLPKNVMGHNFVLSKEADMQPIATDGLGAGIDKNYLKEGDARVIAHTKIIGAKETDSVTFDVSKLDAAEKYGFFCSFPGHISMMKGTVTLK, from the coding sequence ATGTTTGCCAAACTCGCTGCGGTATCCCTGTTGACACTGGCTAGCAGCCAACTGATGGCTGCCGAGTGCAAGACCACCATTGACTCCACCGATCAAATGGCCTTCAGCACCAAGGCCATTGAAATCGACAAGACCTGCAAGACCTTCACTGTCGAGCTGACCCACTCCGGCAGCCTGCCGAAAAACGTCATGGGCCATAACTTTGTGCTGAGCAAAGAAGCCGACATGCAGCCGATCGCCACCGACGGCCTGGGCGCCGGCATCGACAAGAACTACCTGAAGGAAGGCGACGCCCGCGTGATCGCCCACACCAAGATCATTGGCGCCAAGGAAACCGATTCGGTGACCTTCGATGTGTCCAAGCTGGATGCCGCTGAGAAATACGGCTTCTTCTGCTCGTTCCCGGGCCACATCTCGATGATGAAAGGCACGGTTACCCTGAAGTAA
- the nadE gene encoding ammonia-dependent NAD(+) synthetase, protein MQAVQREIAEQLKVQPPFADEAALEVEVARRVTFIQDCLVNSGLKTLVLGISGGVDSLTAGLLAQRAVRELRQRSGDAAYKFIAVRLPYETQFDEHDAQASVDFIKPDERHTVNIGPAVKALANEVAAFEGKHAVSVDFVLGNTKARMRMVAQYTIAGAAHGLVIGTDHAAEAVMGFFTKFGDGACDLAPLSGLVKNQVRAIARSFGAPESLVEKVPTADLEDLSPGKPDEASHGVTYAEIDAFLHGNPVREEAFKIICDTYNKTHHKRVMPFAP, encoded by the coding sequence ATGCAAGCCGTACAGCGTGAGATTGCTGAACAGCTCAAGGTCCAGCCGCCATTCGCCGACGAAGCAGCACTAGAAGTCGAAGTCGCCCGGCGGGTGACCTTCATTCAGGATTGCCTGGTCAATTCCGGCCTCAAGACCCTGGTATTGGGCATCAGTGGCGGTGTCGACTCCCTGACCGCCGGCCTGCTGGCCCAGCGCGCCGTCCGTGAACTGCGCCAGCGCAGCGGTGATGCCGCGTACAAATTCATCGCCGTGCGCCTGCCCTACGAAACCCAGTTCGATGAGCACGACGCCCAGGCATCGGTAGACTTCATCAAGCCGGACGAGCGCCACACCGTGAACATCGGCCCGGCGGTCAAGGCCCTGGCCAATGAAGTGGCGGCTTTCGAAGGCAAACATGCGGTGTCGGTGGACTTCGTGCTCGGCAACACCAAGGCGCGCATGCGCATGGTCGCCCAGTACACCATCGCCGGCGCGGCCCATGGCCTGGTGATCGGCACCGATCACGCGGCGGAAGCGGTGATGGGTTTCTTCACCAAGTTCGGTGACGGCGCCTGCGACCTGGCGCCACTGAGTGGCCTGGTGAAAAACCAGGTCCGCGCCATCGCCCGCAGCTTCGGCGCGCCGGAGTCGTTGGTGGAAAAAGTCCCGACCGCCGACCTCGAAGACCTCTCGCCCGGCAAACCGGACGAAGCGTCCCACGGCGTGACCTATGCCGAGATCGACGCCTTCCTGCACGGCAACCCGGTGCGCGAGGAAGCGTTCAAGATCATTTGCGACACGTACAACAAGACCCATCACAAGCGGGTGATGCCGTTTGCGCCTTGA
- the pncB gene encoding nicotinate phosphoribosyltransferase, with amino-acid sequence MSESVFADRIVQNLLDTDFYKLTMMQAVLHNYPNVEVEWEFRCRNGEDLRPYLAEIRFQIERLAELSLSADQLSFLERISFLKPDFLRFLGLFRFNLRYIHTGIENGELFIRLRGPWLHVILFEVPLLALVSEVRNHYRYPEVVLEQVREQLYRKFDWLSVNASSDELSELQVADFGTRRRFSYRVQEEVVNVLKHDFPGRFVGTSNVHLSRELDMKPLGTMAHEWIMAHQQLGPRLIDSQIAALDCWVREYRGLLGIALTDCITMDAFLGDFDLFFAKLFDGLRHDSGDPVLWAEKAIAHYHKLGIDPTSKTLTFSDSLTLPKALEIFRALRGRINVSFGIGTNLTCDIPGVDPMSIVLKMTACNGQPVAKISDEPGKTHCKDPNFVAYLRHVFQVPAALSSTSSKE; translated from the coding sequence ATGAGCGAGAGTGTGTTTGCCGATCGTATCGTGCAGAACCTGCTCGACACCGACTTCTACAAACTGACGATGATGCAGGCGGTGCTGCACAACTACCCAAACGTCGAAGTCGAATGGGAGTTTCGTTGCCGTAACGGCGAGGACTTGCGCCCGTACCTGGCGGAAATCCGCTTCCAGATCGAGCGCCTGGCCGAACTGAGCCTGAGCGCCGACCAGTTGAGCTTTCTCGAGCGCATCAGCTTCCTGAAGCCGGACTTCCTGCGCTTTCTCGGGCTGTTTCGCTTCAACCTGCGCTACATCCACACCGGCATCGAAAACGGTGAGCTGTTTATCCGCCTGCGGGGCCCCTGGCTGCATGTGATCCTGTTCGAAGTGCCGCTGCTGGCGCTGGTCAGCGAGGTGCGCAACCACTACCGCTATCCCGAAGTCGTGCTGGAGCAGGTCCGCGAGCAGCTCTACCGTAAATTCGACTGGCTGAGCGTCAACGCCAGCAGCGATGAATTGTCCGAATTGCAGGTGGCCGATTTCGGCACGCGTCGCCGTTTTTCCTACCGTGTGCAGGAAGAAGTGGTGAACGTGCTCAAGCACGACTTCCCCGGACGCTTCGTCGGCACCAGCAACGTGCACCTGTCCCGTGAACTGGACATGAAACCGCTGGGCACCATGGCCCACGAATGGATCATGGCGCACCAGCAACTCGGCCCACGGCTGATCGACAGCCAGATTGCCGCACTCGATTGCTGGGTTCGCGAATACCGGGGCCTGCTGGGGATTGCCCTGACGGACTGCATCACCATGGATGCCTTCCTCGGCGATTTCGACCTGTTTTTCGCCAAGCTTTTCGACGGTTTGCGCCACGACTCGGGCGATCCGGTGCTCTGGGCCGAAAAGGCCATCGCCCACTATCACAAGCTCGGCATCGATCCGACGAGCAAGACGCTGACCTTCTCCGACAGCCTGACCCTGCCCAAGGCCCTGGAGATATTCCGGGCGCTGCGCGGTCGGATCAATGTCAGCTTCGGCATCGGCACCAACCTGACCTGTGATATTCCGGGTGTCGATCCGATGAGCATCGTGCTTAAAATGACCGCCTGCAACGGCCAGCCGGTGGCGAAGATCTCCGACGAGCCAGGCAAGACGCACTGCAAAGACCCGAATTTCGTCGCTTACCTGCGACACGTTTTCCAGGTTCCTGCCGCCCTTTCAAGTACATCAAGCAAGGAGTGA
- a CDS encoding LysR family transcriptional regulator, with amino-acid sequence MLNKRYLPSIAALQCFEAVTRHLSFTRAAEELNLTQSAVSKQVAQLEELLQHLLFRRVRRRLQMTPAGDLYLVEVRKILTQVEMSTHYLRSYGGETEVLRVSTPPTFGARWLVPRLKGWRLRHPSIHLDLCSEQEADDLLQGRSDLAFYFGQGSRPGTECLKLFGEELVPVCAPGSLPDTPFTDPTQLSDLVLLQNASRPQAWHDWFEHQGYHTEHSYHGPRFETFYMCIRAAQVGCGVALLPRFLVEEELADGKLVIPWQHAMPSTDAYYLAYPEHSAEVPKVRDFVKWMLEQIDSPDVEQH; translated from the coding sequence ATGCTGAATAAACGCTACCTGCCATCGATCGCTGCGCTGCAGTGCTTCGAGGCCGTCACCCGGCACTTGAGCTTCACTCGGGCCGCCGAAGAGCTGAACCTGACCCAGAGCGCCGTGAGCAAACAGGTCGCGCAACTCGAAGAGCTGTTGCAGCACCTGCTGTTTCGCCGGGTGCGCCGCCGCCTGCAGATGACGCCGGCCGGCGATCTTTACCTGGTTGAGGTGCGAAAAATCCTCACGCAAGTCGAGATGTCGACCCATTACCTGCGTTCCTACGGTGGTGAAACAGAAGTCCTACGCGTCTCGACACCTCCCACCTTCGGCGCACGCTGGCTAGTGCCGCGCCTCAAAGGCTGGCGCCTGCGGCACCCGTCGATCCACCTGGACCTGTGCAGCGAGCAGGAGGCCGACGATCTGCTGCAAGGGCGCAGCGACCTGGCGTTCTACTTCGGCCAGGGTTCGCGGCCCGGCACCGAGTGCCTGAAGCTGTTCGGCGAAGAGCTGGTGCCGGTGTGCGCCCCGGGCAGCCTGCCGGACACGCCGTTCACCGATCCGACGCAATTGTCCGATCTGGTACTGCTGCAAAACGCCTCCCGCCCCCAGGCCTGGCATGACTGGTTCGAGCATCAGGGCTACCACACCGAGCACAGCTACCACGGCCCGCGCTTCGAAACCTTCTATATGTGCATCCGCGCCGCCCAGGTTGGCTGTGGCGTCGCGCTGTTGCCACGCTTCCTGGTGGAAGAGGAACTGGCCGACGGCAAACTGGTCATTCCGTGGCAGCATGCAATGCCCAGCACCGACGCCTATTACCTTGCGTACCCGGAGCATTCGGCGGAAGTGCCCAAGGTGCGGGACTTTGTGAAGTGGATGCTGGAGCAGATTGATAGCCCGGATGTGGAGCAGCACTAA
- a CDS encoding aldehyde dehydrogenase family protein, with product MVAALLDRLGVNPALYQNGKVPVHSPIDGSTIAAVNWEGAAEVEQHISRADHAFELWRKVPAPRRGELVRQLGDILREYKADLGELVSWEAGKITQEGLGEVQEMIDICDFAVGLSRQLYGLTIASERPGHHMRETWHPLGVVGVISAFNFPVAVWAWNATLALVCGNPVIWKPSEKTPLTALACQALFDRVLKNFSDAPPHLSQVVIGGRDAGEALVDDPRVALVSATGSTRMGREVAPKIAARFARSILELGGNNAMILGPSADLDMAVRAILFSAVGTAGQRCTTLRRLIAHESVKEEIVTRLKAAYSKVRIGHPLEGNLIGPLIDKHSFDNMQDALEQALSEGGRVFGGERQLQDKFPNAYYVSPAIVEMPEQSDVVCHETFAPILYVVGYSDFQEALRLNNAVPQGLSSCIFTTDVREAEQFMSAVGSDCGIANVNIGPSGAEIGGAFGGEKETGGGRESGSDAWRGYMRRQTNTVNYSLELPLAQGITFD from the coding sequence ATGGTTGCCGCATTGCTTGATCGTCTAGGTGTGAACCCGGCCCTGTACCAGAACGGCAAAGTGCCGGTGCACTCGCCGATCGATGGCAGCACGATTGCCGCCGTGAACTGGGAAGGCGCGGCTGAAGTCGAGCAACACATCAGTCGCGCAGATCATGCGTTCGAACTGTGGCGCAAGGTCCCGGCACCGCGCCGTGGCGAGTTGGTGCGGCAATTGGGTGACATCCTGCGTGAATACAAGGCCGACCTCGGCGAGTTGGTGTCCTGGGAGGCCGGCAAGATCACCCAGGAAGGCCTGGGTGAAGTTCAGGAAATGATCGACATCTGCGACTTCGCCGTTGGCCTGTCGCGCCAGTTGTACGGTTTGACCATCGCCTCCGAGCGTCCTGGCCACCACATGCGCGAAACCTGGCATCCACTGGGCGTTGTCGGCGTGATCAGTGCGTTCAACTTCCCGGTCGCGGTCTGGGCCTGGAACGCCACGCTGGCGCTGGTCTGCGGCAACCCGGTGATCTGGAAGCCGTCGGAAAAGACGCCACTGACCGCACTGGCTTGCCAGGCCTTGTTCGATCGCGTGCTGAAGAACTTCAGCGATGCGCCACCGCACCTGAGCCAGGTGGTCATCGGCGGTCGCGATGCCGGCGAAGCCCTGGTCGATGATCCGCGTGTCGCACTGGTCAGCGCCACCGGCAGCACCCGCATGGGCCGTGAAGTTGCGCCGAAAATCGCCGCGCGCTTCGCCCGCAGCATTCTCGAACTGGGCGGCAACAACGCTATGATCCTCGGCCCAAGCGCCGACCTGGACATGGCCGTTCGCGCGATCCTGTTCAGTGCCGTCGGCACCGCCGGTCAGCGCTGCACCACCCTGCGTCGCCTGATCGCCCATGAATCGGTGAAAGAAGAAATCGTCACCCGCCTGAAAGCTGCGTACTCGAAAGTGCGTATCGGTCATCCGCTGGAAGGTAACCTGATCGGCCCGTTGATCGACAAGCACAGCTTCGACAACATGCAGGACGCGCTGGAGCAGGCCTTGAGTGAAGGCGGCCGGGTGTTTGGCGGTGAGCGTCAGTTGCAAGACAAGTTCCCGAATGCCTACTACGTATCGCCGGCGATCGTCGAAATGCCGGAGCAGAGCGACGTGGTGTGCCACGAAACCTTCGCCCCGATCCTGTACGTGGTCGGTTACAGCGATTTTCAGGAAGCCCTGCGCCTGAACAACGCCGTGCCACAAGGCCTGTCCTCGTGCATCTTTACCACCGACGTGCGTGAAGCCGAGCAGTTCATGTCGGCGGTGGGCAGCGACTGCGGCATCGCCAACGTCAACATCGGCCCGAGCGGCGCGGAAATCGGCGGCGCGTTTGGTGGCGAGAAAGAAACCGGCGGCGGTCGCGAGTCCGGCTCCGATGCATGGCGCGGCTACATGCGCCGCCAGACCAACACCGTGAACTATTCGCTGGAGTTGCCGTTGGCCCAGGGCATTACGTTCGATTGA
- a CDS encoding FAD-binding oxidoreductase translates to MPLREECLWEKLTPQRPDNSALKGEVTVDVCVIGAGFTGLSAAVHLLEQGKSVCVLEAHRAGHGGSGRNVGLVNAGMWIPPDEIEAGFGSEVGSQLNRMLGAAPSLVFSLVDKYNIDCQLRREGTLHMAHNARGEADLRSREEQWKRRGAPVELLTGQACVQATGTKKIAAALLDRRAGTLNPMAYTTGLAKAAIGLGGQLFDHSPVTRLERQGQRWSVQTAQGSVMAEKVVIASNAYTEGDWTELRRNFFPGYYYQVASVPLTEEAAQQILPGGQGSWDTRQVLSSIRRDKDGRLLLGSLGNGNQKPAWFLKAWADRVQQHYFPYLKPVEWECTWTGCIAFTPDHLMRLFEPAPGLVAVTGYNGRGVTTGTVVGKAFADYLCNGNPQALPIPFAPMQALAGVGLRSCLYEAGFSLYHAGQCLRIVI, encoded by the coding sequence ATGCCGTTACGTGAAGAGTGTCTGTGGGAAAAACTGACGCCGCAAAGGCCGGACAATTCGGCCCTCAAGGGGGAGGTCACGGTGGATGTCTGCGTCATCGGCGCCGGGTTTACCGGTCTGTCGGCAGCGGTGCATCTGCTGGAACAAGGCAAGAGTGTTTGTGTGCTCGAGGCCCATCGCGCCGGTCACGGTGGCTCGGGGCGCAACGTCGGGCTGGTCAACGCCGGGATGTGGATTCCACCGGACGAGATCGAAGCCGGATTTGGCAGCGAAGTCGGCAGCCAGCTCAACCGCATGCTCGGTGCGGCACCATCCCTGGTGTTCAGCCTTGTGGATAAATACAACATCGATTGCCAGTTGCGCCGCGAAGGCACGTTGCACATGGCGCACAACGCCCGTGGCGAAGCCGACTTGCGCAGTCGTGAAGAACAGTGGAAACGTCGCGGCGCGCCGGTGGAATTGCTCACTGGTCAGGCCTGCGTGCAAGCCACCGGCACCAAAAAGATCGCCGCCGCGCTGCTCGATCGCCGGGCCGGCACGCTCAACCCGATGGCCTACACCACGGGGCTGGCCAAGGCGGCCATCGGCCTGGGCGGTCAATTGTTCGATCATTCCCCGGTCACCCGACTCGAACGCCAGGGCCAGCGCTGGTCAGTGCAGACCGCCCAGGGTTCGGTCATGGCCGAGAAAGTGGTGATTGCCTCCAATGCCTACACCGAAGGCGACTGGACGGAGCTGCGGCGCAATTTCTTCCCCGGTTATTACTATCAGGTGGCCTCGGTCCCGCTGACCGAAGAGGCTGCGCAGCAAATTCTTCCCGGCGGCCAGGGTTCCTGGGACACCCGTCAGGTCCTGAGCAGTATTCGTCGGGATAAAGACGGACGCCTGCTGCTGGGCAGCCTCGGCAATGGCAATCAGAAACCGGCCTGGTTTCTCAAGGCCTGGGCCGACCGGGTGCAGCAGCACTATTTTCCGTACCTCAAACCGGTGGAGTGGGAGTGCACCTGGACCGGTTGCATTGCCTTCACCCCCGATCATTTGATGCGTCTGTTCGAGCCGGCGCCCGGTTTAGTGGCCGTCACCGGTTACAACGGGCGAGGCGTGACCACGGGAACGGTGGTCGGCAAGGCCTTTGCCGATTACCTGTGTAACGGAAATCCTCAAGCGCTACCGATTCCTTTTGCCCCCATGCAGGCTTTGGCCGGGGTGGGGTTGCGCAGCTGTCTGTATGAGGCGGGGTTCTCGCTGTATCACGCAGGCCAGTGCCTGCGGATCGTGATCTGA